In Choloepus didactylus isolate mChoDid1 chromosome 18, mChoDid1.pri, whole genome shotgun sequence, the genomic stretch GCCAAGCAGAACGTAGGACAGATGCAAGGGCcccaaggagaaggaggaagtccTCTGGAGGCTGGAGCGTGGGGAGTGACGCGGCCCCTGGCAGGACGTGTAGCGGGGAGGTGTAGGGCTTTGTTTTATGGCCCGGTGAGCTGCGCAGGTTCTGTTGCAAACCAGGCGGGGCCCATcacctctcccctctgccccttccAGAGGCGGAGTCCCGGGAGCTGGAGACCAAGTGCCGAGCCCTGGAGTCGCAGCTGCAGGCGCGGGCAGCGGCCAATGCCGAACTGCGGCGGGAGGTGGCGCAACGCGAGGCGCTAGTAGCCGCGCTGCGCTGCAGCCTGCGCGCCGAGGAGCGCCGCTTCCTGGAGGAGCTGCGCCGCCGCAGCCACCGTGCCACCGTGCTGGGCACCGAGCTGCAGAAGCACACCGAGGCGGCCGCCTACCTCTCCTGCCAGCTGCACGCGGCGCGCCAGAGACTGCAGGCCCCACGCCCGGGATCGGGCGCCGCCGCCGAGCCCCGGCCCCGCCGGCGCGTACAGCGGGCCCGCCGTCCGCCCGCCGCCGATGCCGCCGCCAAGGGCCCGGGCCGGGACTGGGTCGCCTGGGACCGCGCGGCCGGCGCCCTGGACGACGCCGACCCCATGCCCGACCCCGCGCTCTTTCTCCGCGCCCGGAGGTCCCCACGGCCCAGCGGCCGCAGCCAgcgccagccccctccccaggagcCCCCGGACCTCGCCGGCCGGCAGCCCGGGCCCTGCCGGAGCTCGCCCGCCGCGCCCAGCCCGCCCAGTGCGTCCGGGGACCCGGAGTAGCCGCGCGGCttgggggggctggggagggtgaaGCGGGGAGGATAATCCGCCCGGACCCCGCTAGGGACGCAGCTCCGGCCCCGCAAGCAGTCCCCGGCGTCTGAGGGCAGTcggcccctcctcctcctcctcctcctgggtgCGGGCGGAGGCAGCCCCAACTCCTCCCACCCCTCGAACCACGCCCGCCTTTTGTATTTCCCAACGTTTCCGAAGCTTCGAGCTCTCCCTTCTGCAAGGGAGCTCCTTCGCGGGACAGAgcaattttacctttttttgtgGAGAGGACTCGCAGTACCGATCGTTATCTGGTCCCCGTCCCGCCACGGGAAAACTGACAATCGTTAGCCGGGAAGGGGAAGGCGGGGCCGGCCCACGGAGAGGAACGCAGAATGACACTTGCACCCCTAGGTCTCTCAAGCCCTCCTCCCGGCCTCCCCCAGACCCACACGGCCGCCCTTCCCGCCCAGCCTTCCTCCTCCGGTGGAGAGGCCGGCGGGAGCTAGAGCTGGACCCTTTACTCCGAAgccgcctccccacccccacccctaccccggACCCCAGTGACAGGTCCTTGCAAATGAGCACCAAACACTTTAGAAGACGCCCCAGAGCCCCTGCTGGAGAACGTTCAGCCTGATAAAAATTTGAACTGGAAGGCAGCATCCTAGAGTCTTAAAGTGGATGACAAAATGGGTTTGCTGGCTGAATTGGTCTAGAATTCTGTCTCCATTCAGTTTTCCCCTAGGGCCCTACCCTAAGTATGCAGGAAACTAGTAGCTGGGGAGAGTGGAAGGAACTGAGGTGAGCCGAGCTGGCAGGCTTGGCACTCACCAGGAACTGGCTTTCACCTTTAGCAGTTGAGCCAAGATCCTTGGGGCTGCCCTGGGAGATTCTCTGGTCCTGATGATGGTGCTAATTTTGCCCAGTTTCTTAATTAGCTGGCTGCACCCAGAGGCGGAAGAAGGAGGGTGTGGTTTCTTGGAAGTGGCAGTTTATTGATAGAGGTTTGGGTTGGGTGTGAGCAGGCACAGATTAGATCCCAGCCTTTCCTCCACTCTGGGAGTCCTATCAGAGCCTGCTGGTGGTGGGGCCTCCTGTTTCTGTCTGGCTTGGGGAGTGGGAAAACGAAAGGAGGACTCCCCCACCTCCTAACTCCCTTGCACCTCACCTCCCCATCCACTACCAAATGCAGGAAGAACAGCTCTGGTCCAGCTCAGTGCCCTGCACCCCAAGCCCAGCCTGGAAAGACAGACAAATGCCTACCGCCCCCAGGCCATCCCTCTTCTGTTGGTCCTGGGTCTATCCCTAAGTGCCTGTGAGGTCTTCCAGGGCCTGCTGAGGGAGGAAGTGGGGCAGGGAGAGACCTTCATCTCACTCACAAGCACCCCATCCCTGGCAGGTCCTGACCTGGCCTCGGCCGAGCGTCCAATGTGTTTGTCGCAGGGATGGGGGGTGAGCGGTCAGTCCCTAGGGGAGATGACCCGTTCTCCCATACAGCCCAGTGGAGAAGAGGGGGAGAATGCAAGTCATATCCTCCTTCACCCTGCATGTGGGAGGCAGGGAGAAATTGGTGCGAACCAGGAACAGTAAGCACACGCCCAACCCTATCGAGCACgcagctcccctcccccagctgaccacccctcctccccaccaggaCCACTGAGACACTGAGCAATAACCAGGCCTGGTCCAGGGGTGTCCAACTATTGGGATTCAGATGGCCAAGATGGGGGCACCCTGGGGACAGTGTTCTCCAGTCTAACTTGGGCCACAGCTGTGACCTGGAGTCCTTgccctcacccccccaccccaattctCTGGATGTGCCTCCACCGTCTTGTCTATGTCTCTCCCCATAAACCTCCTTCTGTCACCCTACCTTCCAGAATCTGTCGTGTGAATAGgtctctttcccctcttttggctGCAATCACTTGAAGGAGCTCAGAGGACTATGGGAAGGGAGGTAAAGGGTCTCTTTCCAGAGGACCCCGCACGGACTCTCATCTCCCGTAACCATACTATTGAGGTGATCAGGGTGACTTGGTGATGTCATTTCTATTGCAGAGATGATGAGGTACTTTATCCAACCACCCACTAAAAGCCATAGCTATGCCCGcctggaccccccccccccccaattctaTAGCTGTAgcctcttcccccttccctcctggGTCCCCAGTGTCCAGCTGGAGACCCCCCACCACATCCCTGCCCCAGGGATCCTCCAGTGGCCTGCTTGCCACTCCCCAGGTAACCCCATCAACACCTCCCAACTCAGGTCCCTCTTCCAACAACCAGGAATAACGACTCTTACTTGTTTGTAGCGTGCTTGGAGATCCCCCATGAAACCTTCTGAGTGCTGGGGCGGCTGGTTGGCTGAATCTCACTTGAGATTCTTGGTGGGCCtaggaaagaaataacacaagCTGGGGAGGGGCCAAGGCAGATAAAGTGTTCCAGTCTTAACAGAAATGTCCCTCTCCTCCACCGTTTCCTGGAAATAATGGAATAAAGACTCCCCGCAACCTGCCGGCCCCCAGTTTGGAATGGAATTCTCAGTGCAGTGCAACTGGGAGCTGGAGTCAGTGTCCTGCCCTTGGCTCAGACATCCTCCGCCTCAGGGCCTGAGAGCCACcctgccttcagcttctggtcatctccctcccccagcccagcctgggggACCCACCTAGCCAAAGGAAAACCAACAGCTCCTGGAATGTCTGGATGTTGGGGTTACTAGGAAGGGACAGGATTGCTttcccttctgtccctttctcctctcccctctttgCTGCACAAATCCCCAAGCTGGGGagggaaagtgtgtgtgtgttgacacGGACACTCAGAGGCCCGAGTTGGAGTTCCAGCTCCAGTCCAAGTGTGGACAGACCCAGGAAGGAGAGCAGCAGGTGGGGGGCCCTCCAACCATGATCTGGGAGCCAGGCAGGGGACCAGTGGGCAGTGCACTGCAGTGTGAAGCTCTGTACCCCTGTCCCCAATATCCCACCCGTGGTGACCTTCAGTTTGGGCCTTCCCCATCCCAACAGCAGACCAGAGGCCTCCTTGGTGGAGAGTTAGGAGGCCACATTGGTGTGGAGCAGCAACTCCCTAGTGCGGACAGCCCAGGGGATCTCTCTTGCTGGGCTGCCAGCCTTGAATGGAGACCTTGCGGGGCTTCAAGACCACCCCATAGGCAGGGCAGAGGGATCCTGCTCCAAATACTTTATTGGCTGCGCTTTTTAATCCAATGCTTTTCAGAGTATATTCACTCACCCACAGAAATAGAGCCCTGTGCTTTAGGGGTGACTGTCATATGccttattattaataaaatatctgaaaaacacATAAGTCAGACTTCTTCTCTGtggacaccccaccccacccctgtccccacaGGTGTGGGGACAAGATGTGGAAAAGACAGAAGATGGCTTGGGAGTCAGCCAGTGGGTCAGGCTGGATTGGGAGCTGGTACTCTGGGGTCCCCTTAGTATACATTTCTCAGATAAAGCATCAAGTTGAGGTGTCCCAGTCCTCAGGCTAGCCCCTTCGCTCTCTCCATGGCACCCTGATTGTCCCAAAAGGAACAAATTGGATCTTAGATCAGAGGCTTCTGGTGGGGTAGGGGTTGGGAGGGATAGATTGGAAGGGGCCCTAGGGCCCTGGCCCAGAGGGTTCTGGTATCTTTGGCCATGCTGGTTCCCCCTATCTTGAcaatccccacccccccatctgATCCAGTTGCAAGGAATCCAGCATCCCGGAGATGAGCCCTGTTCTCATATCCCACTAATGAAGGCTATGCTGGGACTGCAGCCTTGGGAACCCAGCATACCCAGTTCCCACAGGAATTGAAGCCAAGACATCAGCAGTGTAGGTCTCTGGGAGAGTCAGGCAGCAGCTCTGCACTCTGAAGACGCAGGGAACATATTTTTGCCTACACTCTTTTCTCTGATTACAGGACCCATTTCTTCTCATTGGGGAACTTCTGTTCTCCCATCTCAGTCCATGTGACCCAAGGTAAGGTCATTTACACTGTTTGGGTTGGAGATGGGCATGTGACCCAGGCTAAGCCGATGAGAGTCAGTCTCAGGACTTTTGCTGGAACCAttctttcaataaaatatttgttgagtttcCACCATTTGACAGGTACCACGCTTGGTGCTaggatacagcagtgagcaaaacagtACTACTGAGAAGGGCAAAATCTTGGATacttaaaatggcaaaatgttCGTCTAGAAGATGCCGGCAGGTCATTTGCCACCACAAGGGGTAAGGCTGCCTGAGAATGAACTTTCCACAAAAGAAGCAGAGCCAGGAGATGACAATTTCTGAGAATTAAAACCCCTGGATCCAGCAATGCCTGAAACTCATGTATCCTTGCCCTTTTTCAGTTATATGGACTAACAAAtccaccacccctccccccaccactttTGTTTTGAAGTGgatcaatattaattttttttctcctttt encodes the following:
- the CCDC92B gene encoding coiled-coil domain containing 92B isoform X1, translated to MDTVSLEHQIQSVQRHISFLKKEQMALLRDLHLEILRLQKRCSELTHDLEMREVQSHQQEAESRELETKCRALESQLQARAAANAELRREVAQREALVAALRCSLRAEERRFLEELRRRSHRATVLGTELQKHTEAAAYLSCQLHAARQRLQAPRPGSGAAAEPRPRRRVQRARRPPAADAAAKGPGRDWVAWDRAAGALDDADPMPDPALFLRARRSPRPSGRSQRQPPPQEPPDLAGRQPGPCRSSPAAPSPPSASGDPE
- the CCDC92B gene encoding coiled-coil domain containing 92B isoform X2, with translation MREVQSHQQEAESRELETKCRALESQLQARAAANAELRREVAQREALVAALRCSLRAEERRFLEELRRRSHRATVLGTELQKHTEAAAYLSCQLHAARQRLQAPRPGSGAAAEPRPRRRVQRARRPPAADAAAKGPGRDWVAWDRAAGALDDADPMPDPALFLRARRSPRPSGRSQRQPPPQEPPDLAGRQPGPCRSSPAAPSPPSASGDPE